The following are encoded together in the Pithys albifrons albifrons isolate INPA30051 chromosome 5, PitAlb_v1, whole genome shotgun sequence genome:
- the LOC139672659 gene encoding paraneoplastic antigen Ma6E-like — protein GLAQEAGLAQEAGLAQEAGLAQEAGLAQEAGLAQEAGLAQEAGLAQEAGLAQEAGLAQEAGLAQEAGLAQEAGLAQEAGLAQEAGLAQEAGLAQEAGLAQEAGLAQEAGLAQEAGWAQERGGRRSGAGTGCGMGSGCGAGTGCGMGAG, from the coding sequence gggctggcacaggaggcggggctggcacaggaggcGGGGCTGGCGCAGGAGGCGGGGCTGGCGCAGGAGgcggggctggcacaggaggcggggctggcacaggaggcggggctggcacaggaggcGGGGCTGGCGCAGGAGGCGGGGCTGGCGCAGGAGgcggggctggcacaggaggcGGGGCTGGCGCAGGAGGCGGGGCTGGCGCAGGAGGCGGGGCTGGCGCAGGAGGCGGGGCTGGCGCAGGAGgcggggctggcacaggaggcggggctggcacaggaggcggggctggcacaggaggcggggctggcacaggaggcggggctggcacaggaggcGGGGTGGGCGCAGGAGCGGGGCGGGCGCAGGAGCGGAGCGGGCACAGGATGCGGGATGGGCTCAGGATGCGGGGCGGGTACAGGATGTGGGATGGGAGCAGGATGA